TCGGCGTCGGCGCGGGCCGGGTCGTGGGAGGGGATGCCGTCGGCTCGGTCGTCGGCTCGGTCGTGGGGTCGGGGTCCGGTGAGTCGTCACCGCTGCACCCGGTGGCCAGTCCGACCCCGGCAGCAGCCAGCGCAACGAGGACGTCGCGGCGAGTCAGCGTCATGCGTGCCAGTCTCGCGCACCGCACGCCGTCGGACACGGCGCCGCGGGAGCGGAATCGACCGGGCACGTCTCGGTCTGCCAACCTCCGACCTTCGGAGTAACGTGCCGTGCGGGCCAGTCCTCTGACCCCGAGAACGACAGCGACGACGCAGGAGGGCGGATGGACGGCACCGTACTGCTGGCGGCCGACGACACGTTTCGGCTGGACACCACTTTCTCCGACTACCTGATCATCGCGATCTACTTCGTCTTCGTGCTCGGCATCGGCGTGATCGCGAAGCGACAGGTGTCGACCAGCATCGACTTCTTCCTCTCCGGCCGGTCGCTGCCCGCCTGGGTGACAGGCCTCGCGTTCATCTCCGCGAACCTCGGCGCCGTCGAGATCATGGGGATGTCCGCCAACGGCGCGCAGTACGGCATGCCGACGATGCACTACTTCTGGATCGGTGCCGTCCCCGCGATGCTGTTCCTCGGCATCGTGATGATGCCGTTCTACTACGGGTCCAAGGTGCGCAGCGTCCCCGAGTTCATGCGGATGCGGTTCGGCACGGGCGCACACCTCGTCAACGCGCTCAGCTTCGCGATCGCCCAGCTGCTCATCGCCGGCGTCAACCTCTACCTGCTCGCGACGATCGTCAACGTGATCCTCGGCTGGCCGCTGTGGGTGTCGCTGATCGCCGCGGCCGTCGTGGTCCTCACGTACACCACCCTCGGTGGTCTCTCCGCCGCGATCTACAACGAGGTCCTCCAGTTCTTCGTGATCGTCGCCGCACTGCTGCCGCTCACGCTCGTCGCCCTCCACAAGGTGGGCGGCATCGACGGCCTGACCAGCAAGATCACGGACTCGCCGGGCGGGGCGGAGCAGCTGTCGTCGTGGCCGGGCACCAACCTCACGGGCATCGACGACCCGTTCTGGTCGGTGGTCGGCATCGTGTTCGGTCTCGGATTCGTGCTCTCGTTCGGCTACTGGACGACGAACTTCGTCGAGGTGCAGCGCGCGATGGCCTCGAAGTCGATGTCGGCCGCTCGGAGCGCTCCGATCATCGGCACGTTCCCCAAGATGTTCATCCCGTTCATCGTGGTCGTCCCGGGCATGATCTGCGCGGTCCTCGTCCCAGAGATGATCGCCCTGAAGGCTGGCGACGACAGCTCAGGCGTCCAGTACAACGACGCGATCCTGCTGCTCATGCGCGACCTGCTGCCCAACGGCATGCTCGGCCTCGCGATCGCCGGCCTCATCGCGTCGTTCATGGCTGGCATGGCCGCGAACATCTCCGCGTTCAACACGGTCTTCAGCATCGACCTGTGGCAGCAGTACGTGAAGAAGGACCGCGAGGACAGCTACTACACGCAGATCGGCCGTTTCGCGACCATCGGCGCGACGGTGATCGCCATCTTCACCGCGATCATCGCCTCCGGCTACTCCAACCTCATGGACTACCTCCAGACCCTCTTCGGGTTCTTCAACGCGCCGCTGTTCGCGACGTTCATCCTCGGTATGTTCTGGAAGCGGATGACCGCCACCGCCGGTTGGGTCGGTCTCGTCTCGGGCACGCTCGCCGCCGTCGCCGTCGCGTTCCTCAGCGAGGACGCGTTCGGGAGTGCGAGCCTGGGCGTGATCCCGCTGTCCGGTCAGGGCGCCAGCTTCGTCGCGGCGAGCGCGGCGTTCGTGGTCGACATCGCCGTCAGCATCGTGGTGAGCCTCGTGACGCAACCGAAGCCTGCGACGCAGCTGCGCGGCTTCGTCTACTCGCTCACGCCGAGGGACCAGCTGCGCGACCCGCTCGCGCACCTGCTTCCCTGGTACCAGCGTCCGACGGTGCTCGCGTCGATCTCGCTGGTGCTCGTGATCGCCCTGAACATCATCTTCTGGTGAGAGGAGTACGCCCGTGGCTGACGGCAAGCGTCGCTTCCAGATCTCTTCCGCATTCGACATCCGGACGATCATCGGCGCCCTGATGGGCATCTACGGGGTGATCCTGACGTTCCTCGGCATCTTCAACGCCACCGACGCCGAGCTGGCGAAGGCCGACGGGTTCAACGTCAACCTCGTCAACGGCCTGATCCTGCTCGGGGTTGCGGCGGTGTTCGTCCTCTGGGCGTTCTTGCGACCCCTCGTGGTCGAGGACGTGCCCCCCGAGGTTCTCGACGACCACCAGTCGGGGCCGGAGTAGGCGCCCACCGGTCAGTACGGTGCGCGCTAGCATGGGACGCATGTACGGCGAGCTCCTTGTCGAGCCGCGCTGACCCCGACCGGTCAGCGCGGCAGCCCCTCTGTACGAGGGGCTGTTCTGTGTACGGAGCCGTACGTGACGGACATTCGAGGAGAACCAGGTGAGCATCCAGAGCGGCGAGGCAGCGTCGTACGACGTCCGCGCGATCCAGGACAAGTGGCGCGCGGTGTGGGACGAGCTCCGGCCCTTCGACGCCGACGGCACCGATGTCGGCCGTGAGCGCCGCTACGCGCTGACGATGTTCCCCTACCCGTCGGGCGACCTCCACATGGGCCACGGCGAGGTCTTCGCGCTGCACGACGTGCTGGCACGCTACTGGCGCCTGAAGGGCTACGACGTCCTCAACCCGATCGGCTGGGACTCCTTCGGGCTGCCGGCCGAGAACGCCGCGATCAAGCGCAACGAGAACCCGGCGACGTTCACCTACGACAACATCGAGACACAGGCCGAGTCGATCCGGCGCTACGGCGTGAGCTTCGACTGGACGCGTCGTCTGCACACCTCCGACCCCGAGTACTACCGCTGGACGCAGTGGCTGTTCCTGCGGATGTTCGAGCGCGGCCTCGCGTACCGGAAGGCCTCGTACGTCAACTGGTGCCCGAACGACCAGACGGTCCTCGCCAACGAGCAGGTCGTGCAGGGGATGTGCGAGCGCTGCGGCGCTGTGGTCACCAAGCGCGAGCTGACCCAGTGGTACTTCAAGATCACCGACTACGCGCAGCGCCTGCTGGACGACATGGAGCAGCTCGAGGGCCGGTGGCCCGAGCGGGTCCTCACCATGCAGCGCAACTGGATCGGCCGCTCGGAGGGCGCTTTCGTCGACTTCGCCGTCGAGGGGCGCGAGTCGCCCGTACGCGTGTTCACGACGCGTCCCGACACGCTCTTCGGTGTGACGTTCTTCGTCGTCGCCCCCGACTCGCGGATCGCGGCCGAGCTGGTCACGGACGAGCAGCGCGGCGCGTTCGACGCCTATCTCGAGCGTACGAAGCAGGCGACCGAGATCGAGCGGCAGTCGACCGAGCGCCCGAAGACCGGCGTCTTCCTCGGCGTGCACGCGACGAACCCCGCCACGGGAGAGCAGGTGCCGATCTACGCTGCGGACTACGTGCTCGCCGACTACGGCACGGGCGCCGTGATGGCCGTCCCCGGTCAGGACCAGCGCGACTGGGACTTCGCGAAGGCGCACGACCTCCCGATCATCCGCACGGTCGAGCCGTCGGAGGGATTCGACGGGGACGCGTTCACCGGTGCGGGTCCGGCGATCAACTCCGCCAACGAGGAGGTCTCGCTCGACGGTCTCGAGATCGAGGCCGCCAAGTCGGCCATCATCGACTGGCTGGAGCAGCGCGGGACGGGAGAGCGAACGATCAACTTCCGGCTGCGCGACTGGCTCCTCAGCCGTCAGCGCTACTGGGGCTGTCCCATCCCGATCGTGCACTGCCCCTCCTGCGGCGAGGTCGCGGTGCCCGACGACCAGCTGCCGGTCGAGCTGCCCTACCTGACCGGCGCCGACCTGGCGCCCAAGGGCACGTCACCTCTGGCGGCGGCCACCGACTGGGTCGAGACGACCTGCCCGCAGTGCGGTGCTGACGCCCGGCGCGACACCGACACGATGGACACGTTCGTGGACTCGTCGTGGTACTACCTCCGCTACTGCTCGCCGGGCACCACGGACGCTCCGTTCTCGCCCGAGGACGTGAAGCACTGGATGCCCGTCGACATGTACGTCGGCGGTGTCGAGCACGCGATCCTGCACCTTCTCTACAGCCGGTTCTTCACCAAGGCCTTGCACGACATGGGTCTGGTGGACTTCACCGAACCGTTCACGGCGCTGATGAACCAGGGCCAGGTGATCAACCAGGGCAAGGCCATGAGCAAGTCGCTCGGCAACGGCATCGACCTGGGTGAGCAGATCGAGGCCTTCGGCGTCGACGCGGTGCGGCTGACCCTCGTCTTCGCCGGTCCGCCCGAGGACGACATCGACTGGGCCGACGTCTCGCCCGCCGGTGCCTCGAAGTTCCTCCAGCGCGCGTGGCGCGTGTCGCACGAGGTCGCGAGCGAGCCCGGCACGGACGCGACGGCCGGTGACGTCGCGCTGCGTCGGACCACCCACAAGACGGTCGCGGAGTGCGAGCACCTCTACGACTCGAAGCGCTTCAACGTCGTCGTCGCACGCGTGATGGAGCTGGTCAACGCGACGCGCAAGACGATCGACTCCGGCGCGGGCGCCGCGGACCCGGCCGTGCGCGAGGCCGCCGAGGTGACCGCGATCCTGCTGAGCACGGTCGCTCCGTACGTCGCCGAGGAGATGTGGGCCGAGCTCGGGCACGGGCCCTCGGTGTCGCAGCAGGCCTGGCCGACGGTCGATCCGTCGCTGCTCGTCGACGACACGGTGACGTGCGTGGTTCAGGTCAAGGGCAAGGTCCGCGGCAAGCTCGAGGTCTCGCCGTCGATCTCCGACAAGGAGCTCGAGGCGCTGGCGCTCGCTGAGCCGAACGTCGCCCGGCACCTCGAGGGCGCGGAGATCCGCAAGGTGATCGTCCGCGCCCCGAAGCTCGTCAACGTCGTGATTTGATCACGCGTCAACGTCGTGATCTGATCACGCGTCGGTGCCGGATCTGATCACGCGTTCGCGCCGGTCACGACCAGGCTGATTCCCGTCGTGGCAAGCCCGACCGCGAGGATCGCCGCGCCCGTGTAGACGAGAGCGACGAGGCGTCCCGGACGCTGGGGGTCGCTGCCGAGAACCGACAGGAAGAACCCGGCCGGCATCACGATCGCGGCCACGAGCACGCCCAGCGGGCCGATCCACTTCCACGGGTCGGCGACGTCGGCTGCGCTGGTCAGCAGGAGCGTGACGAGCCCGAGGATGACCAGCACGCCCGCGTGGGCGTGACCTGCTCGGAAGAACGACGTCTGGAGCGCGTTCGCGGGCTGCTTGCCGCCGACGACACGCAGCATGAAGGCGCCGCCGGTCTCGATCGTGATCACGGTGAGCACGACGATGCCTGCGGTGATGGTGGTTGCTGCGTCCATGGCGGTTCCTCGACTATTGGAGAGTCTGACTATCCAATATTAGATAGTGCTACTCTCCAATAGTCAAGACGTCGTCGAACGGGAGGCACGGATGCGGATCTCGGAGCTCGCACAGGCGTCCGGCGTCGCGGTCCCGACCATCAAGTACTACCTCCGCGAGGGCCTGCTCCCACCCGGTCGGGCGACCAGCGCCACCCAGGCGTCGTACGACGACGGGCACCTCCAGCGCCTGCAGCTCGTACGCTCGCTCGTCGAGGTCGGCGGGATGCCGCTCGCCAAGGTGCGCGCAGTCCTCGACGTCCTGGAGGACCCCGCACCCGACCCCTACACCGCGGTCAGCGAGGCGCTCGCGGCGCTCCCGCCGTACGTGTCCGCCGGGCCGCCGTACGAACGAGCCACCGCCGCGCTGGACGAGATAGGTCTCGCGTACGAACCGTCGTCCTACGCGGTCGCGCAGCTCGAGGCCGCACTCGCCGGGCTGGAGGCGGCAGGGCGTCCGCTGGACGCCGGTGCGCTCGGCCGGTACGCAGAGCAGATGATGGTGATCGCACGACGAGAGGTCGCCACCGTCGAGGCGCAGCGCGACCCCGCCGTGCCTGCCGAGCTCGCCGACGTCGTCCAGGACGTCGTCCTCGGGACAGTGCTGGTGGAGCCCGTCATCCTCGCGCTGCGCCGCCTGACCCATGCAGCGCTCTTCCGCGAGCGCCACCCGCCGGGCGGTGCCGGCTGAGCAGAGTCAGAATCCCGCGGCGAGCCGGTAGTACGCCTGGTTCCAGCGCAGCTCCTGGCGCAGCGCTCGCGTGGTGGTCGACGCGTCGATGTGGACGAGCTCGGTGCGAAGCATCTCGGCGAGGTCGTCGAACTCCTCGAACCCGACGGCGGTCGTGAGCACCGTGTGGTGGGGGCCGCCGGTCATGAGCCACGCCTCCGCCGCCGTCGTCAGCGACGGGTGCGCCTCCCACATCGCGCACGCGACGGGCAGGCGGGGCAGCGGCTCGTCGGGCTCCACCAGCGTCACGTCGTTGGCGCTCAGACGGAACCGCTCACCCTGGTCGGAGAGGCCGACGACGATGCCGTCGCCGGGGTCGGCCACGAACCGCAGGCGGACGGGGTCCTCGCGGCTACCCATCGACAGCGGGTGCGCCTCGGCCGTCGGACGTTGCGAGGTGAGGCTCGGACAGACCTCCAGCATGTGCGCGCCGAGCGACTTCATGTTGCCCGGCTCGAGGTGGTACGTGTAGTCCTCCATGAACGAGGTGCCGCCCGGCCGGCCGGCCGCCATCGTCTTGGTCGCGCGCACGAGCATGGACGTCTTCCAGTCGCCCTCGCCACCGAATCCGAACCCCTCGGCCATCAGCCGCTGCACCGCGAGGCCCGGCAGCTGGCGCAGCCCGCCGAGATCCTCGAAGCTCGTCGTGAACGCTCCGAAACCGCCCTCGGTCAGGAACGTGCGCAAGCCCGCCTCGAGCCGCGCGGCGTAGCGCAGGGAGTCGCGCCGCTCGCCGCCTTCGCGCAGCGCCGGGGAGACGTCGTACAGGTCGTCGTACTCGACGACGAGCTTCGTCACGTCCTCCTCGGGCACCTGGTCGACGACGGCCACGAGGTCGTTCACACCGTAGGTGTTCACCGAGACCCCGAAGCGCAGTTCGGCCTCGACCTTGTCGCCCTCGGTGACGGCCACGTCGCGCATGTTGTCGCCGAAGCGCGCCAGCCGCAGCGAGCGCAGGTCGGCGTACGCCGCGGCCGCGCGAGCCCACGTCGCGACGCGGCTCCCGACCGCGGGGTCGGACACGTGCCCCGCGACGGTCTTGCGGGGCACCCCGAGCCGGGTCTGCACGAAGCCGAACTCCCGGTCGCCGTGCGCGGCCTGGTTGAGGTTCATGAAGTCCATGTCGAGGGTGGCCCACGGGATCTCGACGTGGTGCTGCGTGTGCAGGTGCAGGAGCGGCTTCGCAAGCGCGTCGAGCCCGGAGATCCACATCTTCGCCGGCGAGAACGTGTGCATCCAGGCGACGACGCCGACGCACGAGTCGTCGGCGTTCGCCTCGAGCAGCAGCCGTCGTATCGCCTCGGACGAGGTGAGCACGGGCTTCCAGACGACCGGTAGCGCGAGGTCCTCCGTGCGGTCGAGGGCCTCGGCGATGTCGCGCGACTGCGCGGCCACCTGGCGGAGGGTCTCCTCGCCGTAGAGGGTCTGGCTCCCGGTCAGGAACCACAGGGCGCGGTCGGTCATCGAAGCTCTCTCTCCCCGGCCTGCTGGCCGTACACGTTCTGGTAGCGCTCGTACAGCCGGTCGACGTCCTCGGGCGCGATCGCCACCGGCTCGCCGATCTGGCGGCTGATGTGGACCGTGCGGGCGACGTCCTCGCACATGACGGCGGCCTTGACCGCGTCCTTCGCGCTGGACCCCACCGCGAAGACGCCGTGGTTGCGCATGAGCACCGCACGCGACCTGCTCTGCGCGAGCGTCTCGACGATGCCGCGCCCGATGGAGTCGTCACCGATCAGCGCGAACGGCCCCACGGGGATCTCCCCGCCGAACTCGTCGGCGATCATCGTCAACGTGCACGGGATCGGCTCCCCACGCGCGGCCCACGCCGTCGCGTACGTCGAGTGGGTGTGCACGACGCCGTTCACGTCCGGGCGGTGCCGGTAGACGTAGGCGTGCGCGGCGGTGTCGCTCGACGGCGACAGGTCGCCGTCGAGGAGACGGCCGTGCAGGTCGGTCACGACGATCGATGCGGGTGTCAGGGCGTCGTACGCGACGCCGCTCGGCTTGATCACGAGCGCGTCCTCGCCGGGAACGCGCGCAGACACGTTGCCGGCGGTCCACACCACCAGGTCGTACCGGGTCAGCTCGGCGTGCAGGTCGCACACCTCGCGCCGCAGCCGCTCGATGGTGCGGCGGACCTCGTCCACCACGGTCATCGCGCCCGCTCCCGGATCCGGGACGCCTCGTCGCGCAGCGTGCGCAACCGGTGCATCACCTCGTTGCCACCCCGACCGAAGTAGTCGTGCAGCGTCACGTACTCGGCGTACAGCCGGTCGTACGTGCGCGCACGCTCCTCGTCGGGGACGTAGACCGCCTTGCGCACCGACCCCATCGCCTTCGCGGCGGCGCGTATGTCCGCGTACGCGCCGGCCGCGACGGCGGCATGGAGTGCGGCGCCCAAGGCGGGGCCTTGTGCCGACCCGACCACGGACAGCGGGAGCCGGGTCACGTCGGAGTAGATCTGCATCAGCAGGGCGTTGCGGGCGAGGCCACCGGCGACGACCAGCTCCTCGACCGGCACGCCGCTGCCCACGAACGCGTCGATGATGGTGCGGGTCCCGAACGCGGTCGCCTCGATCAGCGCGCGGTAGACGTCCTCGGGACGGGTCGCCAGGGTCTGTCCGAGCACGACGCCGGAGAGTCCGTGGTCGACGAGCACCGAGCGGTTGCCGCTGTGCCAGTCGAGCACGACGAGCCCGTGCTCGCCGACCGCCTGCGCCGCCGCCAGTGCGGTCAGGTGCTCGTGGACGGTGAGCCCGGCCGCGGCCGCGTCGGCGTGGACGTACGCGGGGGTGCCGTGGTCGACGAACCAGGCGAAGACGTCGCCGACGCCGCTCTGGCCCGCCTCGTACCCCCAACGACCAGGCACGATGCCGCCGTCGACGACGCCGCACATGCCCGGCACCTCACGGAGCACCGACGAGCTCATCACGTGGCACGTGGAGGTCCCCATGATCGCGACCATCTGCCCGTCGTCGACCGCCTGGGCGGCAGGTGCACTCACGTGCGCGTCGACGTTGCCGACGGCGACCGGGATGCCGACGGGGAGGCCGGTCCACGACGCGGCCTCCGCGGTCAGCGTCCCGGCTCGCTCACCGAGCTGCACGACGGGCTGATTGATGTGAGCGTTAACAAAGTCGCCGAACGACGGATGGAGTGCCGAGAGGAAGTCCTCGCTCGGGTAGTGGCCGTCCTGGTAGATCGCCTTGTAGCCGGTGGCGCACGCGTTGCGCACGTACTTCCCGCAGAGCTGCCAGACGATCCAGTCCGACGCCTCCACCCACCGCTCCATCGCGGCGAAGAGCTCCGGATCCTCCTCGAGAACCTGCAGCCCCTTGGCGAACTCCCACTCCGAGGAGACCAGACCGCCGTAGCGTGCGAGCCAGGGTTCGCCCCGCTCGGCGGCCAGCGCGTTGATGCGGTCGGCCTGGCCCTGAGCAGCATGGTGCTTCCAGAGCTTGACGTACGCGTGCGGGCGATCGACGAACGCGGGCAGCTCGCAAAGCGGCGTCCCGTCTGCGGTGGTCGGGATCATCGTGCAGGACGTGAAGTCGGTCCCGACCGCGATCACGTCCGCGGGATCGATGCCCGCCTTGCGGATCGCCTCGGGGACCGCCGTACGCAGGACGTCGACATAGTCCGAAGGCACCTGGAGCGCCCAGTCGGCCGGCAGCCGTCGTCCGGGTGAGCCCGGCACGGCGTCGGTGACGACGCCGTGGGCGTACACCGACTCCGCGCTCGCGATCTCGCGGCCGTCCTCGACGGCGACGACGAGCGCACGGCCCGACAGCGTGCCGAAGTCGATGCCGACGGCGTACTCGGGTCTGCTCACGGCGCCACCTCCGGTCGGTACGGGCGTGCCGTGCTGGCGCGCAGGATCACGTCGGGGGAGACGAGGCGCTCGAGGTGGGGCTCGACGCCCTTGATGCCGGCGTCGAGGAAGGCGATCGCACGGCGCCCGACCTCCGCGAAGTCCTGCCGGACCGTCGTCAGGGGCGGTTGGAGGTACTCGGCCTCCGGGGTGTCGTCGAAGCCCACGACGCTCACGTGCCGCGGCGCCGGCCGACCACCCTCCTGGTACGCCCGGAGCAGGCCGATCGCC
Above is a genomic segment from Mumia sp. Pv4-285 containing:
- the leuS gene encoding leucine--tRNA ligase, with protein sequence MSIQSGEAASYDVRAIQDKWRAVWDELRPFDADGTDVGRERRYALTMFPYPSGDLHMGHGEVFALHDVLARYWRLKGYDVLNPIGWDSFGLPAENAAIKRNENPATFTYDNIETQAESIRRYGVSFDWTRRLHTSDPEYYRWTQWLFLRMFERGLAYRKASYVNWCPNDQTVLANEQVVQGMCERCGAVVTKRELTQWYFKITDYAQRLLDDMEQLEGRWPERVLTMQRNWIGRSEGAFVDFAVEGRESPVRVFTTRPDTLFGVTFFVVAPDSRIAAELVTDEQRGAFDAYLERTKQATEIERQSTERPKTGVFLGVHATNPATGEQVPIYAADYVLADYGTGAVMAVPGQDQRDWDFAKAHDLPIIRTVEPSEGFDGDAFTGAGPAINSANEEVSLDGLEIEAAKSAIIDWLEQRGTGERTINFRLRDWLLSRQRYWGCPIPIVHCPSCGEVAVPDDQLPVELPYLTGADLAPKGTSPLAAATDWVETTCPQCGADARRDTDTMDTFVDSSWYYLRYCSPGTTDAPFSPEDVKHWMPVDMYVGGVEHAILHLLYSRFFTKALHDMGLVDFTEPFTALMNQGQVINQGKAMSKSLGNGIDLGEQIEAFGVDAVRLTLVFAGPPEDDIDWADVSPAGASKFLQRAWRVSHEVASEPGTDATAGDVALRRTTHKTVAECEHLYDSKRFNVVVARVMELVNATRKTIDSGAGAADPAVREAAEVTAILLSTVAPYVAEEMWAELGHGPSVSQQAWPTVDPSLLVDDTVTCVVQVKGKVRGKLEVSPSISDKELEALALAEPNVARHLEGAEIRKVIVRAPKLVNVVI
- the araB gene encoding ribulokinase, producing the protein MSRPEYAVGIDFGTLSGRALVVAVEDGREIASAESVYAHGVVTDAVPGSPGRRLPADWALQVPSDYVDVLRTAVPEAIRKAGIDPADVIAVGTDFTSCTMIPTTADGTPLCELPAFVDRPHAYVKLWKHHAAQGQADRINALAAERGEPWLARYGGLVSSEWEFAKGLQVLEEDPELFAAMERWVEASDWIVWQLCGKYVRNACATGYKAIYQDGHYPSEDFLSALHPSFGDFVNAHINQPVVQLGERAGTLTAEAASWTGLPVGIPVAVGNVDAHVSAPAAQAVDDGQMVAIMGTSTCHVMSSSVLREVPGMCGVVDGGIVPGRWGYEAGQSGVGDVFAWFVDHGTPAYVHADAAAAGLTVHEHLTALAAAQAVGEHGLVVLDWHSGNRSVLVDHGLSGVVLGQTLATRPEDVYRALIEATAFGTRTIIDAFVGSGVPVEELVVAGGLARNALLMQIYSDVTRLPLSVVGSAQGPALGAALHAAVAAGAYADIRAAAKAMGSVRKAVYVPDEERARTYDRLYAEYVTLHDYFGRGGNEVMHRLRTLRDEASRIRERAR
- a CDS encoding MerR family transcriptional regulator — its product is MRISELAQASGVAVPTIKYYLREGLLPPGRATSATQASYDDGHLQRLQLVRSLVEVGGMPLAKVRAVLDVLEDPAPDPYTAVSEALAALPPYVSAGPPYERATAALDEIGLAYEPSSYAVAQLEAALAGLEAAGRPLDAGALGRYAEQMMVIARREVATVEAQRDPAVPAELADVVQDVVLGTVLVEPVILALRRLTHAALFRERHPPGGAG
- the araA gene encoding L-arabinose isomerase, encoding MTDRALWFLTGSQTLYGEETLRQVAAQSRDIAEALDRTEDLALPVVWKPVLTSSEAIRRLLLEANADDSCVGVVAWMHTFSPAKMWISGLDALAKPLLHLHTQHHVEIPWATLDMDFMNLNQAAHGDREFGFVQTRLGVPRKTVAGHVSDPAVGSRVATWARAAAAYADLRSLRLARFGDNMRDVAVTEGDKVEAELRFGVSVNTYGVNDLVAVVDQVPEEDVTKLVVEYDDLYDVSPALREGGERRDSLRYAARLEAGLRTFLTEGGFGAFTTSFEDLGGLRQLPGLAVQRLMAEGFGFGGEGDWKTSMLVRATKTMAAGRPGGTSFMEDYTYHLEPGNMKSLGAHMLEVCPSLTSQRPTAEAHPLSMGSREDPVRLRFVADPGDGIVVGLSDQGERFRLSANDVTLVEPDEPLPRLPVACAMWEAHPSLTTAAEAWLMTGGPHHTVLTTAVGFEEFDDLAEMLRTELVHIDASTTTRALRQELRWNQAYYRLAAGF
- a CDS encoding L-ribulose-5-phosphate 4-epimerase, with translation MTVVDEVRRTIERLRREVCDLHAELTRYDLVVWTAGNVSARVPGEDALVIKPSGVAYDALTPASIVVTDLHGRLLDGDLSPSSDTAAHAYVYRHRPDVNGVVHTHSTYATAWAARGEPIPCTLTMIADEFGGEIPVGPFALIGDDSIGRGIVETLAQSRSRAVLMRNHGVFAVGSSAKDAVKAAVMCEDVARTVHISRQIGEPVAIAPEDVDRLYERYQNVYGQQAGERELR
- a CDS encoding sodium:solute symporter family protein, with protein sequence MDGTVLLAADDTFRLDTTFSDYLIIAIYFVFVLGIGVIAKRQVSTSIDFFLSGRSLPAWVTGLAFISANLGAVEIMGMSANGAQYGMPTMHYFWIGAVPAMLFLGIVMMPFYYGSKVRSVPEFMRMRFGTGAHLVNALSFAIAQLLIAGVNLYLLATIVNVILGWPLWVSLIAAAVVVLTYTTLGGLSAAIYNEVLQFFVIVAALLPLTLVALHKVGGIDGLTSKITDSPGGAEQLSSWPGTNLTGIDDPFWSVVGIVFGLGFVLSFGYWTTNFVEVQRAMASKSMSAARSAPIIGTFPKMFIPFIVVVPGMICAVLVPEMIALKAGDDSSGVQYNDAILLLMRDLLPNGMLGLAIAGLIASFMAGMAANISAFNTVFSIDLWQQYVKKDREDSYYTQIGRFATIGATVIAIFTAIIASGYSNLMDYLQTLFGFFNAPLFATFILGMFWKRMTATAGWVGLVSGTLAAVAVAFLSEDAFGSASLGVIPLSGQGASFVAASAAFVVDIAVSIVVSLVTQPKPATQLRGFVYSLTPRDQLRDPLAHLLPWYQRPTVLASISLVLVIALNIIFW